In Colwellia sp. PAMC 20917, a single genomic region encodes these proteins:
- a CDS encoding ACT domain-containing protein yields MSGEKNLAKLIASMTPVLVENEYVFGTLDTYDYEQVLLLNPISTFQEKEGLTVILTKEKADEFNISYSGVFKCITLNVHSSLDAVGLTAAVSTKLTQSNISANVVAAYYHDHVFIAVKDAEQALADLNALTQQGIAG; encoded by the coding sequence ATGTCTGGTGAAAAAAACTTAGCAAAATTAATCGCGTCTATGACGCCTGTTTTAGTCGAAAATGAATATGTGTTTGGTACTCTTGATACGTATGATTATGAACAAGTGTTGTTGCTAAACCCTATAAGCACTTTTCAAGAAAAGGAAGGATTAACCGTTATATTGACGAAAGAAAAAGCCGATGAATTTAACATTTCGTACTCTGGTGTTTTTAAATGTATTACATTGAATGTACATTCGAGCCTTGATGCAGTTGGGTTAACCGCTGCGGTTTCTACTAAATTGACGCAATCAAATATTAGCGCAAATGTTGTTGCAGCTTACTATCATGATCATGTTTTCATTGCAGTTAAGGATGCCGAACAAGCATTAGCGGATCTTAATGCACTTACTCAACAAGGCATTGCAGGTTAA
- a CDS encoding GNAT family N-acetyltransferase encodes MLFPVLETNRLRLDKLTTEDSNSLFDLFSDNSVVKYYDLDAFTKHSQASNLIEFFNARFTENSGIRWAIRLKETHQLIGTCGFNTWSPKMKNAVIGYDLLPKFWGSGYTTEAVHRIVKSAFCGELPCGALNRIQGDTVPGNLASESLLLNAGFKEEGIRRQSGYWKNQFHDLKCFGLIKSEYGET; translated from the coding sequence TTGTTATTTCCAGTATTAGAAACTAATCGTTTAAGGTTAGATAAATTAACGACAGAAGATTCAAATAGCTTATTTGATTTATTCTCAGACAATTCAGTTGTCAAATATTATGATCTGGACGCATTTACTAAACATTCACAAGCGAGTAATTTAATAGAATTCTTTAATGCTCGCTTTACAGAAAACTCTGGTATTCGTTGGGCTATACGCTTAAAAGAAACACATCAATTAATAGGGACTTGTGGGTTTAATACTTGGAGTCCTAAAATGAAAAATGCTGTGATAGGTTACGATTTACTGCCTAAGTTCTGGGGCAGTGGTTACACAACAGAAGCTGTGCATAGAATTGTTAAATCAGCATTTTGTGGTGAGTTACCATGCGGAGCCTTGAATCGCATTCAAGGTGATACGGTTCCCGGGAATCTAGCCTCAGAGTCTCTTTTACTCAACGCAGGCTTTAAAGAAGAGGGTATTCGCCGTCAAAGTGGATATTGGAAGAATCAGTTTCACGACCTTAAATGTTTTGGCTTAATAAAGTCAGAGTATGGTGAAACATAA
- a CDS encoding YgaP family membrane protein, giving the protein MLNINHNLCALDRIIRGVIAVALIVYVVLFSEQIGDVLLQVSILIFAVLNLISFTIGWCPVYQIANINTCKKN; this is encoded by the coding sequence ATGCTAAATATTAATCATAATCTTTGTGCTCTAGATAGAATCATAAGAGGTGTAATAGCAGTTGCTTTGATTGTTTATGTTGTACTGTTCTCTGAACAAATTGGTGATGTTTTATTACAAGTATCTATTTTGATTTTTGCTGTATTGAATTTAATTTCCTTCACCATAGGATGGTGTCCTGTATATCAAATCGCGAATATAAACACTTGCAAGAAAAATTAG
- a CDS encoding TIR domain-containing protein, with product MKLLKNKINKLAEMSEAFNWKNCSKKHDPLDLTLGEPLPTWDTWVNDIENILKQTVKPNSEPFVYFKAANNSKVTGNSEDKFEFAKDNYIKTLNALISLIDEGDIFNELLVSGPPKKTNKPKGSTEKTNATNSLVPSNNKVLIVHGHDNALKIELALFLTQIGIQPIFLHREVDAEQSLIEKLEANSDVSYAFILLTPDEVSYTIDQSSVIDAERKKVIRAKPNVIFEFGYLVAKLGRKNVCVLHKGDVDIPDDLSGFIYKKVDDNIDEIGLFLINEIKAAGFKPEL from the coding sequence GTGAAGCTGTTAAAAAATAAAATCAATAAACTAGCAGAAATGAGTGAAGCGTTTAATTGGAAAAACTGTAGTAAAAAGCATGATCCTCTTGATCTGACTTTAGGGGAGCCTTTACCTACGTGGGATACATGGGTAAATGATATAGAAAATATTTTGAAACAAACAGTTAAACCAAATTCAGAACCTTTTGTTTATTTTAAAGCTGCAAATAATTCAAAGGTAACAGGTAATAGTGAAGACAAATTTGAGTTTGCAAAAGACAATTATATTAAAACATTAAATGCATTAATTTCGTTAATAGATGAAGGCGATATATTTAATGAATTATTAGTTTCAGGGCCACCAAAAAAAACCAATAAACCCAAAGGTTCGACCGAAAAAACAAATGCAACTAACTCCCTAGTACCAAGTAATAATAAAGTACTGATTGTTCATGGGCATGACAATGCTTTAAAAATTGAATTAGCGCTATTTCTTACACAAATCGGAATTCAGCCAATTTTTTTGCACAGAGAAGTGGATGCTGAGCAAAGTCTCATTGAAAAACTCGAGGCCAACAGTGATGTATCTTATGCATTCATATTACTTACCCCTGATGAAGTTTCGTATACGATTGATCAATCTAGTGTTATAGATGCTGAGAGAAAAAAAGTCATTAGAGCCAAACCTAATGTCATTTTTGAGTTTGGTTATTTGGTCGCTAAGCTTGGGAGAAAAAATGTCTGTGTTCTTCATAAAGGCGATGTGGATATACCTGATGATTTAAGCGGTTTTATATATAAAAAAGTTGATGATAATATCGATGAAATAGGGCTGTTTTTAATTAATGAAATTAAAGCAGCTGGTTTTAAGCCTGAATTATAA
- a CDS encoding putative bifunctional diguanylate cyclase/phosphodiesterase, protein MSSALRKRVLYSSIGLAIVVSAIFINVALNLSRDLGESLELEHSTKVLSQLTKHVKSVIHDGKINELALDVNVKDELIGLLGRDVIGLEIWFNKKHIKLKSSPSYALNKLINNAVNAHKSNFDFIEIDDDRVLWIYENSPIDNLSILMVNKTYALDKATTYVSNRLVITAFLTFWLAVWGALFISALITKRFEQSNKKLKYLATHDILTGLPNRAYLYEYAQLYLNAENIKKHQEVNTLLAVYLIDLDKFKDINDTMGHLVGDEILKAISIRLCNLKEKNSQVIRYGGDEFVVWCDNLDETKATSLAENIVTLCRQPIEVNNYVFETSVSVGVSYYPRSGIQLDDLLRNADISMYQAKKHRLGFQVFQQELFTRSEFRINLRGQLNSALEQSQFVLYYQPKVQLPSNNIIGVEALVRWLHPLEGLLGPNMFIDIIEQSMFVHEFTRYVLMQAIIQCRTWLDNGIELSIAVNISPYNLMDPDLVSYISDLLIHYKVPAALIEIELTENASMVNIDKTQEIFTQLKKLGVKLSIDDFGTGMSSLAYIKHLDVDYIKIDRLFINDVVTDKRDEAVISSLLVLCQKLNILTIAEGVETIEQANKLINLGCDLAQGYLYSKPLPAEEMTKLLSNSKE, encoded by the coding sequence TTGTCATCAGCCTTAAGGAAACGCGTACTTTATAGTTCTATTGGATTAGCTATTGTTGTCTCGGCTATTTTTATTAATGTAGCATTGAATTTATCACGCGACCTTGGTGAATCCTTAGAGTTGGAACATAGCACCAAAGTGCTTTCCCAGCTTACTAAACATGTTAAGTCTGTTATCCATGATGGTAAAATCAACGAATTAGCATTAGATGTAAATGTAAAAGATGAGCTGATAGGTCTTCTAGGTAGAGATGTTATTGGACTTGAAATATGGTTTAATAAAAAACATATTAAATTAAAATCATCTCCTTCTTACGCCCTTAACAAATTGATTAATAATGCAGTTAACGCTCATAAGTCTAACTTTGATTTTATAGAAATTGATGATGATAGAGTATTATGGATTTATGAAAACTCTCCAATTGATAACTTATCTATATTAATGGTGAATAAAACCTATGCTTTAGATAAAGCTACAACCTATGTGTCAAATAGACTTGTTATCACCGCTTTTTTAACCTTTTGGTTAGCTGTATGGGGTGCATTATTCATATCAGCATTAATCACTAAACGATTTGAGCAAAGCAATAAAAAACTTAAGTATTTAGCAACGCATGACATCCTAACAGGCTTGCCTAATCGAGCCTATTTATATGAATATGCTCAGTTATATTTAAATGCTGAAAATATAAAAAAGCATCAAGAGGTGAATACACTACTAGCTGTTTATCTTATTGATCTCGATAAATTTAAGGATATTAATGACACCATGGGACATTTGGTGGGAGATGAAATTTTAAAAGCGATATCTATTCGTTTATGCAATTTAAAAGAGAAAAATTCACAAGTAATACGTTATGGTGGGGATGAGTTTGTTGTTTGGTGTGACAATTTAGATGAGACTAAAGCCACTTCATTAGCTGAAAATATAGTGACATTATGTCGCCAACCAATCGAAGTTAACAATTACGTCTTTGAAACAAGCGTAAGTGTAGGTGTATCGTATTACCCCAGAAGTGGCATACAGCTTGATGATCTTCTTAGAAATGCAGATATTTCCATGTATCAGGCAAAAAAGCATCGGTTGGGTTTTCAAGTATTTCAGCAAGAACTTTTCACTCGTTCTGAATTTAGAATAAACTTACGAGGTCAACTTAACTCTGCCCTTGAACAGAGTCAGTTCGTTTTATATTATCAACCAAAAGTACAACTACCCAGTAACAATATAATCGGTGTTGAAGCGCTTGTGCGTTGGTTGCACCCCTTAGAAGGTCTATTGGGGCCAAACATGTTCATCGATATTATTGAACAAAGTATGTTTGTACATGAATTTACACGATACGTATTGATGCAAGCTATCATTCAATGTCGTACGTGGTTAGATAACGGGATTGAGTTATCAATAGCTGTAAATATTTCCCCCTATAACTTAATGGATCCAGATTTAGTCAGTTACATTTCCGATCTATTAATACATTATAAAGTTCCAGCAGCACTTATTGAAATTGAACTCACTGAAAATGCCAGTATGGTAAATATTGATAAAACACAAGAAATATTTACACAACTAAAAAAATTAGGTGTGAAATTGTCAATTGATGATTTTGGTACAGGTATGAGTTCTTTAGCTTATATTAAGCATTTAGATGTCGATTATATTAAAATAGATCGCTTATTTATTAACGATGTAGTGACTGATAAGAGAGATGAAGCCGTAATCAGTAGCTTGTTAGTGTTATGTCAAAAACTAAATATATTAACAATTGCTGAAGGTGTAGAAACAATTGAGCAAGCTAACAAATTAATCAATTTGGGCTGCGATTTAGCTCAAGGATATTTATACAGTAAACCTTTACCTGCCGAGGAAATGACTAAGTTATTAAGTAACAGTAAAGAATAA
- a CDS encoding DMT family transporter, translating into MYWFILFLAGILEAGWLVGIQKSESFTNIPYIIFAVLSMTLSLVLFSIALKDIPVSQAYLVWLAIGASSISIINHYFFDQPLSIQQLFCFCLIFIGVAGLKMSN; encoded by the coding sequence ATGTATTGGTTTATCTTATTTCTCGCAGGAATTTTAGAAGCTGGCTGGTTAGTTGGTATTCAAAAGTCAGAATCCTTTACAAATATCCCATATATAATATTCGCTGTTCTTTCAATGACGCTTAGCCTAGTGTTGTTCTCAATCGCATTAAAAGACATTCCTGTTAGCCAAGCATATCTCGTTTGGTTAGCTATAGGTGCGTCATCAATTTCAATCATAAACCATTATTTTTTTGATCAACCACTTTCAATTCAACAATTGTTTTGCTTTTGTTTGATCTTCATTGGTGTGGCTGGTTTGAAAATGTCTAACTAA
- a CDS encoding serine hydrolase domain-containing protein, with protein sequence MKIPLLIFTILNTMSLTVDANVSDGFSELNSQTPGCAVGVVKKGELVYERYFGQANLRYQVPIDKKTVFNLGSITKHFTAVLALQLEVKGQLSLNDSLKKYYPQGPRWFENIKLHHLINHQSGLPDYLNDEKTRAELVKRVSTIPHVLENLVVGKPIARDVTLMHVLDTMMALSAPSFKPGENSSYSNTGYLFLADILEKASGIPFSDLAKKQLFKPLGMSSTELVSSQTIEIPWSATGYSAVNLPTYKYRRNSSNLITQGDGGILSTLPDFAKWISHLMTPIDDKLFWSTFLHAMKPVSNIGGLSNFQNTDDSKGHFISQILSSLKTVSKIGGVPYNNGLFIREVKGETIYSHRGLSIDSMGSYFWLSPSHNIGYIQLCNFSFDKRPSVNEILHTYAD encoded by the coding sequence ATGAAAATACCTTTGTTAATCTTTACTATTTTAAACACTATGTCATTAACCGTAGATGCTAACGTTAGTGATGGTTTTAGTGAATTAAACTCTCAAACTCCTGGTTGTGCTGTTGGTGTGGTGAAGAAAGGAGAATTAGTTTATGAGCGCTATTTTGGGCAGGCAAACTTACGTTATCAAGTTCCAATAGATAAGAAAACCGTTTTTAATTTGGGGTCTATTACTAAACATTTTACTGCTGTTTTAGCGTTACAATTAGAGGTGAAAGGCCAACTATCTTTAAATGATTCATTGAAGAAATATTATCCCCAAGGCCCCCGCTGGTTTGAAAATATTAAGTTACATCATTTAATTAATCACCAAAGTGGTCTGCCAGACTATTTAAATGATGAAAAAACTAGAGCGGAACTTGTAAAAAGGGTATCTACCATACCCCATGTACTTGAAAATCTAGTTGTAGGGAAGCCGATTGCACGTGATGTTACTCTAATGCACGTTCTTGATACTATGATGGCGTTATCTGCACCATCATTCAAACCGGGCGAAAATTCAAGTTACAGTAATACGGGTTATTTATTTTTGGCTGATATACTTGAAAAAGCTAGTGGAATACCTTTTAGTGACTTAGCTAAAAAACAACTATTTAAACCACTTGGAATGTCTTCGACTGAACTTGTGAGTTCACAGACTATTGAAATTCCTTGGAGTGCTACGGGGTATAGTGCTGTAAATCTGCCTACCTACAAATATCGACGTAATTCATCAAATCTAATTACTCAGGGCGATGGCGGAATTTTATCTACGCTCCCTGATTTTGCCAAATGGATAAGTCATTTAATGACCCCTATTGATGACAAATTATTTTGGAGTACATTTTTGCATGCGATGAAGCCTGTTTCCAACATTGGAGGACTCTCCAATTTCCAGAATACTGACGACAGTAAAGGTCATTTTATCAGTCAAATATTATCTTCTTTAAAGACCGTTTCTAAAATTGGAGGAGTACCATATAATAATGGACTGTTCATTAGGGAGGTTAAAGGTGAGACAATATATTCTCATAGAGGTTTATCAATTGACTCAATGGGGAGTTACTTTTGGCTTTCACCTAGTCATAATATTGGGTATATTCAACTTTGTAACTTCAGCTTTGATAAACGGCCATCTGTAAACGAAATATTGCATACCTATGCCGATTAG
- a CDS encoding carboxymuconolactone decarboxylase family protein has product MLANNEKTAGEKIRRQVMGDEFVDRALNNADDFSQPMQDYINDHGWGATWQRTELDIKTRSLVTIAMLAALRAPQELKGHIRGALNNGATKEEIREVLLHSAVYCGAPAAQEAFRAAKEVL; this is encoded by the coding sequence ATGTTAGCTAACAACGAAAAAACAGCAGGTGAAAAAATTCGCCGTCAAGTAATGGGCGATGAATTTGTTGACCGCGCACTTAATAATGCCGATGATTTTAGTCAACCTATGCAAGACTACATCAACGATCATGGCTGGGGAGCAACCTGGCAGCGAACTGAATTAGATATTAAAACCCGTAGTTTAGTCACTATCGCTATGCTGGCAGCACTAAGAGCTCCTCAAGAACTTAAAGGGCATATTCGTGGTGCATTAAATAATGGCGCGACTAAAGAGGAAATAAGAGAAGTATTACTGCACAGCGCTGTGTATTGTGGCGCGCCAGCTGCACAAGAGGCTTTTAGAGCCGCTAAAGAAGTTTTATAA
- a CDS encoding SDR family oxidoreductase, whose translation MSDLIVLITGANRGIGFELTKQYLINGWTVIATCRNEKASADLITLKDKFSEKLLIELMDITCPENIEKLANKLSEESIKIDLIINNAGYLDQENKSIHDINYANAEMSFKVNSLGPLFLTHCLLSLLKKNRLCKIAIISSVMGSLTRKRSVDWYGYRMSKAAANMLAVNLSNELVNDNVAVVAVHPGWVQTDMGGSSARENVKDSALGIMKVILHLSIDTTGKFYDFKGEELPF comes from the coding sequence ATGAGTGATTTAATTGTATTAATAACGGGTGCTAATAGAGGCATTGGTTTCGAATTAACAAAACAATATCTTATAAATGGGTGGACAGTAATTGCTACCTGTAGAAATGAAAAGGCATCGGCTGACTTAATAACATTGAAGGATAAGTTCTCTGAAAAATTGCTGATTGAATTAATGGATATCACTTGTCCAGAAAATATTGAGAAGTTAGCAAATAAACTCAGTGAAGAGAGTATCAAAATAGATTTAATCATAAATAATGCTGGTTATTTAGATCAAGAAAATAAAAGTATTCATGACATTAACTATGCAAATGCTGAAATGAGTTTTAAAGTAAATTCGCTTGGCCCATTGTTTTTAACTCATTGTTTATTATCTTTGCTGAAGAAAAATCGTCTATGTAAAATAGCTATAATTTCTTCTGTTATGGGATCCCTAACACGAAAAAGAAGTGTAGATTGGTATGGTTACCGAATGTCTAAGGCAGCAGCCAACATGCTAGCCGTGAACTTATCTAATGAACTTGTTAATGACAATGTCGCTGTGGTGGCTGTTCATCCTGGTTGGGTTCAAACAGATATGGGCGGTTCTTCTGCAAGAGAAAATGTTAAAGACTCGGCTCTTGGGATTATGAAAGTGATTCTACATTTATCTATTGATACCACTGGGAAATTTTATGATTTTAAGGGGGAGGAATTACCGTTTTAA
- a CDS encoding chemotaxis protein CheB: MKKSKDVVSEQQVDEKTENKTSSNVDVFPIIGIGASAGGLQAIERFLSNVPADCGMAFVVVQHLDPNHKNILCDLLQRMTPLDVHQITDHMVIMPNNVYVIPPAHDLTILNGTLILFTRANPHGLQLPINSFFTSLAADRKEHSIAVILSGMGADGTLGLGSIKDKAGAVFVQSPDTAEFDSMPKNAIDTGLVDAVAPADELMRYIINYVNKVPLPIEENNKNKEDIEKVMVLLRAHTGQDFSLYKKTTINRRVERRMALHQLSNIPDYVRYLRTNPQENELLLKELLIGVTNFFRDNTVWKKLENEVIPSLLSEYPEGGTLRAWVPACSTGEEAYTLSIVFQEAFKKFNSTKHFELQIFATDLDIDAVNKARMGIYSNSISADISKELLDLYFVKIDGGYQIGQQARENVIFAQQNLVMDPPFTKLDIISCRNLLIYLEPELQKKLFPLFHYSLKPSGVLVLGTSETIGNEESLFTLLSGKERIYKRRETSQPFNVMKFPVNEVNSYSHGVKPEKNVPVNPQDTVTMNLENLLQSLLQENFTPAALLTTEKAEVIYINGKTGKYLEPSVGKVNYNLFSMAREGLAAPLNEIFNRAVRLKKKLDITNVEVVSNGNIILVDVRVQPVLDSSALGPMVLVLFTTSTTAIAPIKKSLKGDLSKDHSDEIEKLKNILSQGREELRLTTNEMQLAQENLKSTNEELQSTNEEFQSTNEELTTSKEEMQSMNEELRAVNHELNIKVNELSLARDDLKNLLNSTSIATLFLDNELNVRRFTPETVKIFKLIPSDVGRPITDLVSSLIYPKLSEHTDEVLRSLMFHEEEVTTHDGRWYIVRIMPYRTQETLIDGVVITFSDNTINRNASIAMTLSESRFRLLFENSSHAVAYKNITMEGGKAVDFNYLEVNNAYAGITGLDKVAGKKGSEVVPNILQSNTEFMATCGRVAMSGKSEKFEYYVKESRQWFICAMYSQEQGLFVCVTENITDKKQNLSTLDDIKLMLAEDDNTSAEAMKKMLVNVQNTLEKLLILE; encoded by the coding sequence ATGAAAAAATCTAAAGATGTTGTTTCTGAACAACAGGTTGATGAGAAAACAGAGAATAAAACGTCGTCTAATGTTGATGTTTTCCCTATCATTGGTATCGGTGCTTCTGCTGGCGGTCTTCAAGCCATCGAACGATTTTTAAGTAATGTGCCTGCTGACTGCGGCATGGCCTTTGTTGTGGTGCAACACTTAGACCCTAACCACAAAAACATCCTGTGCGACTTACTGCAACGCATGACTCCCTTAGACGTACATCAAATTACCGATCATATGGTGATTATGCCCAATAATGTCTATGTGATACCTCCTGCCCACGATCTAACTATTTTAAACGGTACATTAATTTTATTCACTCGTGCTAACCCGCATGGTTTGCAATTGCCTATTAATTCTTTTTTCACTTCTCTGGCAGCCGATAGAAAGGAGCACAGTATTGCTGTTATTCTTTCAGGTATGGGGGCAGACGGTACGTTAGGCTTGGGATCGATCAAAGATAAAGCAGGTGCGGTATTTGTGCAAAGTCCTGATACAGCCGAGTTTGACAGTATGCCCAAAAATGCCATTGATACCGGATTAGTTGATGCCGTAGCACCAGCAGATGAATTAATGCGTTATATCATTAACTATGTAAATAAAGTGCCATTGCCGATTGAAGAGAACAATAAAAATAAAGAAGATATTGAAAAGGTGATGGTATTGCTACGCGCTCATACCGGACAAGATTTCTCGCTTTATAAAAAAACCACTATTAATCGTCGTGTTGAAAGACGTATGGCCTTGCATCAGCTTTCCAATATACCCGACTACGTGCGTTATTTACGGACTAATCCCCAAGAAAATGAATTACTACTTAAGGAGCTACTGATTGGTGTTACTAACTTTTTTCGCGACAATACCGTTTGGAAAAAACTAGAAAATGAGGTGATCCCCTCGCTTTTGTCTGAATATCCAGAGGGAGGTACATTACGTGCTTGGGTTCCTGCTTGCTCTACTGGAGAAGAAGCCTATACCCTCTCAATTGTGTTTCAAGAAGCCTTTAAAAAATTTAACTCGACCAAACATTTTGAATTACAGATCTTCGCTACTGACCTCGATATTGATGCCGTAAATAAAGCTAGAATGGGGATTTACAGCAATAGTATTAGCGCTGATATTTCTAAAGAACTATTAGACTTATATTTTGTGAAAATAGACGGGGGCTATCAAATCGGTCAACAGGCACGAGAAAATGTTATTTTCGCCCAACAAAATTTGGTGATGGATCCTCCGTTTACCAAACTTGATATCATCAGTTGTCGTAACTTGCTCATCTATTTAGAGCCAGAATTGCAAAAGAAACTATTTCCCTTATTTCACTACAGTTTAAAACCGTCTGGAGTGCTTGTTTTAGGAACGTCTGAAACCATTGGAAACGAAGAGTCACTGTTTACTCTTTTAAGTGGAAAAGAACGTATTTACAAACGACGTGAGACATCACAGCCTTTTAATGTTATGAAATTTCCGGTTAACGAAGTGAATAGTTATTCTCATGGGGTAAAACCAGAAAAAAACGTGCCCGTTAACCCTCAAGATACAGTTACTATGAACTTAGAAAATTTGCTCCAATCCTTATTACAAGAGAATTTTACTCCAGCGGCTCTGCTAACCACTGAAAAAGCGGAGGTCATTTACATCAACGGAAAAACTGGGAAATATTTAGAGCCATCGGTAGGCAAGGTCAATTACAACCTTTTTTCAATGGCACGTGAAGGTTTGGCCGCCCCATTGAACGAAATATTTAATCGCGCGGTGCGCCTGAAGAAAAAGTTAGATATAACGAACGTTGAGGTTGTCAGTAACGGTAATATTATTCTGGTCGATGTCAGGGTACAACCAGTATTAGATTCATCAGCATTAGGCCCTATGGTTCTTGTGTTGTTTACGACTTCCACAACGGCCATTGCACCTATTAAAAAATCGCTCAAAGGTGATCTATCCAAAGACCATAGTGATGAAATAGAAAAACTAAAAAATATATTGTCTCAGGGGAGGGAAGAGCTGCGACTTACCACTAACGAAATGCAGCTTGCACAAGAGAATCTTAAATCTACCAACGAAGAATTACAAAGTACGAATGAGGAGTTTCAAAGCACTAACGAAGAGCTTACAACCTCCAAAGAAGAAATGCAGTCGATGAATGAGGAGTTAAGAGCGGTTAATCATGAGCTAAACATCAAAGTCAATGAATTGTCTTTAGCCAGAGACGACTTAAAAAATCTACTTAATAGTACTAGCATCGCCACGCTTTTTTTAGACAATGAGCTCAATGTACGTCGTTTTACCCCTGAAACGGTTAAAATTTTCAAACTCATTCCTAGTGATGTCGGTCGCCCTATCACTGACTTGGTCAGTTCATTAATTTATCCTAAGTTATCTGAACATACGGATGAAGTACTACGAAGCCTGATGTTTCATGAAGAGGAAGTAACGACTCATGATGGTCGTTGGTATATTGTACGCATTATGCCTTATCGCACGCAGGAAACTCTAATTGATGGTGTGGTTATTACTTTTAGCGATAATACTATTAACAGGAATGCAAGTATTGCTATGACCCTGTCAGAATCTCGCTTTCGTTTGTTATTTGAGAATTCATCACATGCCGTTGCTTACAAGAATATAACAATGGAAGGCGGCAAAGCGGTTGATTTCAACTATCTTGAAGTAAACAATGCTTACGCGGGAATAACGGGATTAGATAAGGTAGCAGGGAAAAAAGGCAGTGAAGTCGTGCCAAATATCCTACAATCTAACACTGAATTTATGGCAACCTGTGGTCGCGTGGCGATGTCAGGAAAGTCTGAGAAATTCGAATATTACGTCAAAGAGTCTAGGCAGTGGTTTATTTGTGCTATGTACTCACAAGAGCAAGGCCTATTCGTTTGTGTGACCGAAAATATTACTGATAAAAAACAGAATCTTAGTACGTTAGATGATATTAAGTTGATGTTAGCAGAAGATGATAACACCTCGGCAGAGGCAATGAAAAAAATGCTCGTTAATGTACAAAACACACTAGAAAAACTGCTAATACTGGAATAA